A window from Dysidea avara chromosome 2, odDysAvar1.4, whole genome shotgun sequence encodes these proteins:
- the LOC136248195 gene encoding NACHT, LRR and PYD domains-containing protein 4C-like → MFVHCCIVFTRFNFHRGVSQQCCLSLNGRRIRSVFLSATLPHCLDVSRLVGATSLVARRYFGSGAAGGEGATSQWTSDELQRIANKQTQVPLLPIYNYILNQVQVLLLTVNKNEFNATKSYLKPLKGHDSIYTYHHRIDSHHSTDTAIYYLGQYGACAAAVTKIDPGTTLRTGVSLAPNLAYHCFPNFSAIIGVGVACGVERKTKLRDVLVSSKVVNYDKARVEDGGFTSRGEAIPASGYLQQIFSQTNWPHASKEISNHLSGMPLPQIHHGTILSGPYLIDDAEFKNKLLKSFSPEAIGIEMEGSILFAAIQQTKTHSILVKSVCDFGDGNKNKIFQPTAAMLAADCVRHVLNDPQVPGMPSRQPSMKTKYQRIESIDLANCLKIRYEKTRFMTNEDMWPPEQVHFTPPLIIPYLKRLNIHFYKSFAKGKVIGGANIFTDSGGSLISDHRLDDEDIQRIKNSKITINLKNITSSLECPNSNSPRIALIEGAPGIGKTEVMKEIAYRWAQGKLLTSSDLVFLINLRHPKVQNTKSLDELFKYFCHRENIQVENVGNYVTHFCKDSGKHVTFLLDGYNELPEHLRENGLIARLINKEVLPAAAIVISSRPHVSRKIRQNVSSYVDILGFTKEEQQAFIAESLKRNTESIKELSCYLDSHPSISSLCYVPLKMKILTWLFMEGVKPKSSAELYGLFILHTILNFLTKIKFPGKENITNLDNLPTPYKTIVQELYTLSLKAIDNNQLVFTLDEIKSCCPNIEEIPGALNGFGLLQVTEHTTHMGSPTKLFSFIHLAIQEYLAACKICTLSYQEELQLLIEKFEYKNYSNTFALYVGRTKGQRQAFKHFLAGGGQPGTIADKFLENNAECLRLFYYFSEANDEKSLKIVERKLCYERKPSFNTPTILIDAEKFSFSSNDLYYLTYFFSHSSRKRWGKLTLISCNILDTGLRMLHQTLIKNGITIKFIELQLNSLTSDVTPEIVSIVSSCETEHLAIEFNSFQDNLSLFSTTTLNILAILYNLSSHEEVRGLFFTLTNNKYSMLKGLGVNSNFIDDKTMPEIIKFLQQEQLSTLRLLSVYSSNLSAAGLMEIFSTLRMNKHNRLSTMNIQCNFVSQESAIKIAEFLKDNNSLTRLFIIGNMSAEAIKIILKSLEQNNSLRSLSLKYAFSEETKEMVEYEENIVNKNRSEGSKLTVNLYSV, encoded by the exons ATGTTTGTTCATTGTTGCATCGTTTTTACAAGGTTCAACTTCCAC CGCGGTGTCAGCCAGCAATGTTGTCTTTCACTTAATGGAAGGAGGATTCGATCGGTTTTTCTCAGCGCAACTTTGCCACACTGTCTGGATGTATCTCGTCTGGTCGGCGCTACTTCATTGGTTGCAAGACGATACTTCGGATCAGGTGCGGCAGGTGGTGAAG GTGCAACATCACAGTGGACTAGCGATGAGCTTCAACGGATTGCTAACAAACAAACCCAAGTCCCTCTATTGCCTATCTATAACTATATCCTAAACCAAGTCCAAGTTTTATTATTGACTGTGAATAAAAATGAATTCAATGCCACAAAGAGTTACCTGAAACCACTAAAGGGACACGACAGTATCTACACATACCACCACAGGATTGATAGTCATCATTCAACTGACACAGCAATTTACTATCTAGGCCAGTATGGAGCTTGTGCAGCTGCAGTTACTAAAATTGATCCTGGTACAACATTACGAACTGGAGTAAGCCTTGCACCAAACTTGGCTTATCACTGTTTTCCTAATTTTAGTGCTATCATTGGTGTGGGTGTTGCCTGTGGAGTGGAACGAAAAACCAAACTACGTGATGTGCTTGTGTCTTCAAAGGTGGTAAATTATGACAAGGCAAGGGTAGAGGACGGAGGCTTTACTTCACGTGGTGAAGCAATACCAGCATCAGGTTATTTACAACAGATCTTCTCACAGACTAATTGGCCACATGCGTCAAAGGAAATTTCCAATCACTTATCAGGGATGCCACTACCACAGATACATCATGGGACTATTCTATCTGGCCCATACCTCATTGATGATGctgaatttaaaaataaactGTTGAAATCATTTTCTCCAGAAGCAATAGGAATAGAAATGGAAGGAAGTATCCTATTTGCAGCTATCCAACAAACAAAGACTCACTCTATCTTGGTAAAGTCAGTATGTGATTTTGGAGATGGAAATAAGAACAAAATATTTCAGCCAACTGCTGCAATGCTTGCTGCTGATTGTGTTAGACATGTTTTGAATGATCCTCAGGTACCAGGAATGCCTTCTAGGCAACCATCAATGAAAACCAAGTACCAAA GAATAGAAAGTATTGATTTGGCTAATTGTTTaaaaatacgctatgaaaaaaCACGCTTCATGACAAATGAAGATATGTGGCCACCAGAGCAAGTACACTTCACTCCACCACTTATCATACCTTATTTAAAAAGACTAAACATACATTTTTACAAGTCATTTGCCAAAGGGAAGGTTATTGGTGGAGCCAACATATTCACAGACTCTGGAGGATCACTTATTTCAGACCATAGATTGGATGATGAAGACATCCAAAGAATAAAGAATTCTAAAATAACAATAAATCTCAAAAACATTACCTCATCATTAGAATGTCCAAATAGTAATAGCCCTAGAATAGCACTCATAGAAGGTGCCCCTGGGATAGGAAAGACAGAGGTAATGAAAGAAATTGCTTACCGGTGGGCACAAGGTAAGCTCCTTACATCAAGTGATCTGGTGTTTCTCATTAATCTTCGACATCCGAAAGTGCAAAATACTAAATCATTGGATGAACTTTTTAAGTATTTCTGTCACAGAGAAAATATTCAGGTAGAGAATGTCGGTAATTATGTCACACATTTTTGCAAAGATAGTGGAAAACATGTCACATTTTTATTAGATGGCTATAATGAACTTCCAGAACACTTAAGAGAAAATGGTCTGATAGCAAGACTGATAAACAAAGAAGTTTTACCTGCAGCTGCTATAGTTATTTCCTCACGCCCTCATGTTTCAAGAAAGATTCGCCAAAATGTTAGCAGTTATGTGGATATCTTGGGATTTACAAAAGAGGAGCAGCAGGCTTTTATTGCGGAATCTCTGAAGAGGAATACAGAAAGTATTAAAGAACTGTCATGTTATCTTGATAGTCATCCTTCTATCAGCAGCCTTTGCTATGTACCattaaaaatgaaaattttaacgTGGCTATTTATGGAAGGTGTCAAACCAAAGTCTTCTGCAGAATTATATGGCCTTTTCATTCTTCACACTATTCTCAACTTTTTAACTAAAATAAAGTTTCCTGGCAAAGAAAATATCACTAATCTTGATAACCTTCCCACCCCTTACAAGACAATTGTACAAGAACTGTATACCTTAAGTCTCAAGGCTATAGATAACAATCAACTTGTGTTTACTTTAGATGAAATAAAGTCCTGTTGTCCTAATATTGAAGAAATTCCAGGAGCCTTAAACGGCTTTGGATTATTGCAAGTTACAGAACATACTACCCACATGGGTAGCCCAACTAAGTTATTCAGCTTCATCCACTTGGCTATTCAAGAATACCTTGCAGCTTGCAAAATTTGTACTTTATCTTATCAAGAAGAATTACAGTTGCTTATAGAAAAGTTTGAGTATaaaaattactctaatacattTGCTTTGTACGTTGGACGAACAAAGGGACAGCGACAAGCTTTCAAGCACTTTTTGGCTGGTGGTGGCCAGCCTGGTACCATAGCTGACAAATTTTTAGAGAATAATGCAGAATGTTTGAGGTTGTTTTATTATTTCTCTGAAGCAAATGATGAAAAATCTCTTAAAATTGTGGAAAGAAAATTGTGTTATGAGAGAAAACCATCTTTCAATACACCTACTATACTTATTGATGCTGAGAAATTCTCTTTTTCATCAAATGATTTATACTACCTTACTTATTTCTTCTCACATTCATCCAGGAAGAGATGGGGAAAACTAACTTTGATCAGTTGCAACATTTTAGACACTGGATTGAGGATGCTTCATCAGACACTAATAAAAAATGGCATAACAATTAAATTTATTGAGTTGCAACTAAACTCACTGACATCAGATGTGACACCAGAAATTGTTAGCATTGTGAGTTCCTGTGAAACAGAACATTTGGCGATTGAGTTCAATTCATTCCAAGATAATTTGTCTTTATTCAGTACCACAACCTTGAACATACTTGCGATATTATACAACTTATCCTCCCATGAGGAAGTTAGAGGGTTGTTTTTTACACTAACAAATAACAAGTACAGCATGCTAAAAGGGCTTGGAGTTAACAGCAACTTTATTGATGATAAAACAATGCCTGAAATTATTAAGTTTTTACAACAGGAGCAATTATCAACTTTACGTTTGCTATCTGTTTATTCTAGTAACTTAAGTGCAGCAGGACTAATGGAAATATTTTCAACCTTGAGAATGAACAAACACAACAGGCTGAGCACAATGAATATTCAATGCAATTTTGTCAGTCAAGAATCAGCTATTAAAATAGCAGAGTTTTTAAAGGATAACAATTCATTGACTAGATTGTTTATAATTGGCAACATGTCAGCAGAAGCCATAAAAATAATCTTGAAGTCTTTAGAGCAAAATAACTCCTTAAGGTCTCTAAGTTTAAAGTATGCGTTTTCTGAGGAAACAAAGGAGATGGTAGAGTATGAAGAAAACATAGTCAATAAAAACAGAAGTGAAGGTTCTAAGTTGACTGTCAATCTTTATAGtgtttaa
- the LOC136247551 gene encoding histone-lysine N-methyltransferase trithorax-like translates to MSKDPIKRKELASSVSPEANRSKKHNQEECSIQCQWCQLWVHSKCANLKDEECAILRKPSINLVFFCTTCAPNLDEALEFIEDNKTDKSVHSLVSKYDSLAQSVKDLSSKIESLFSRNSNLQMEIDSVSESTTTHTQPNEKPTSAATTLTILDELADRERRSKNLIVYNFREASDSKSDTPEIKDLIKSVFDLDVNLTKVARLGRRNESKPRPLLISLEDVLARGSILFQSGKLRNFDQHKNVYIAPDRTKME, encoded by the exons ATGTCTAAAGATCCTATAAAACGAAAAGAGCTGGCTAGTTCAGTCTCCCCAGAAGCTAATCGATCAAAGAAGCATAATCAGGAAG AATGTAGTATTCAGTGTCAGTGGTGCCAGTTATGGGTGCACAGCAAGTGTGCCAATCTGAAGGATGAAGAGTGTGCTATTCTACGTAAGCCCAGCATTAACCTTGTGTTTTTCTGCACTACTTGTGCGCCAAATTTAGATGAAGCACTAGAGTTCATTGAAGACAATAAGACTGATAAGTCAGTACACTCACTTGTATCAAAATACGATTCCTTAGCACAGTCAGTTAAAGATCTCTCCTCTAAAATCGAAAGCCTCTTCTCCAGAAATAGTAATCTCCAGATGGAGATTGACTCTGTTTCAGAATCAACTACCACCCACACTCAACCAAATGAAAAGCCGACCTCTGCTGCAACCACATTGACTATTCTAGATGAACTGGCAGACAGGGAGCGAAGAAGCAAGAACCTGATAGTTTACAATTTTAGAGAGGCATCCGACTCCAAGTCTGACACACCAGAGATTAAGGATCTAATCAAGTCTGTCTTTGATCTTGATGTTAATCTAACTAAAGTAGCACGCCTTGGCCGCAGAAATGAGTCCAAACCAAGACCTTTACTAATATCTCTTGAGGATGTACTTGCTAGAGGCTCAATCTTGTTTCAATCTGGAAAGCTCCGCAATTTTGACCAACACAAGAATGTGTATATAGCACCAGACAGAACCAAAATGGAATGA